The sequence TGTTGTTCGTTGTTACGTACAGTAATTAAAGCGTAAGTTAATGTAAAACAAATTGTTGGACCAACCTATGCAAGTAGCAGATCTTACTAGGAAATGTGAACAAAAAAATGTAATGTAAAACCTATTTATTTCCCAAATGCAAAGAATCTCAACAGAAGTTTATATGTCTTTAATAAAAAGACTGGATAAAAGAGTGGTGTTAAAAAAAAGAGGGTACGGTTTAGTTTGACATTATTTACATTAGTATGGcagtattaataaaagattcaCCAACATTATTGGAAGGGGACCCAGAAACAGCTATTTTGGACGTACGAGGGTGGGATTTCTACCTTAAAATAGGAAACTCGTTTGTCACTAAGCAAATTGCACATATTAGCCATACAAATCTCATCGTGCATCAGTTatatgtttttctattttaacaCAAACAACTTCATAATTGTTTTTTATTGTTCATGTCATGCAGGATTTTCGTGTTAGCTAGCTAATACAACTGGAATATGGGGTTTCTTTGCTTACTTAAATAGAGATTATAACAAATCAAATCTATGAAGGGTGCATGGATGGTCAAAAggaatattatatatcataatGTTCAAATGCAAAAGAGTCTCAATTTTATACACCTAGTAAGACCCAAGTCTCcaaattatagaaataaacaCCAAGAAGAGTCAAAAAAAGAGTTAGTGATCGATGAAAACAAACATACATTTAATGGAGTGGGGCAGTAGGAAAaggaaattaagaaaaagaaaagaattttttgTGTGTACTCATTGAATACTAGGAAGTATGAAACATGAATCAATAATTCTTGTCAAAAATCGAACCAATGAGAGCTGTAAAcccttattattttaaagtgtCTTAATAGTCTACTGGAGGTGACTTTTGATATTCAAAGAGTTTCTTATATATGTACCAACTGCATGCTCAGAATTGGAGATAATGCCATCAAGCATTTCAAGCCaatgcaagaaaaagaaaaataaaaggactTAAAGAtgtaaataaaaccaaattaTCCAATTCAAGAGAACGCGGTTAGGAACTATCTATTGGAAAAAATTACATAACATCTAACTTGTAGCTTAATTAAAAGGTAGAATAAAAGTTTCATCACAGGAACGAAAAAAATCAAGTCCTTAGAGTAGTCATTTCATGCAAAAGGCCTAACGATGAGAATCTTTGCTTGTTGGCAACCCATAATTACATAGCTAATCacaattaataagaaaatgattgatgtgatatttcattatatgaataatattgtaattattaacactaaatatttacaaaatgaaaattgaagTGACTgacatgtaattattttaattaattattataccTATCATTACTCTAAATAGTATTTCAATATCCCTTTCTCACGTGTATATAAATCTCCATCTACCAAggtttattaactaatatatatagttaCTCTTAAATTCGGAAGGATTCAGTATAATACCAAATGAACAAAGCTTTGTGTAGGTGATTATCCCTCTTAAAACTCCAATTACAGCATctgaggaaaaaaagaagacaagaataaaaaagaagccaTTGTTAAAAATGGATCTCATAGAAGCGAGATTTTCAAAGAGCTAGGTGATACTAGAATAGTAAGAAGGATGTTGCCACAATTATACAAGAAATGATATCAATAATGGTTAACTATTGTTGttgttcctttttctttctctctctctataaacatatacatatattatacaCACTCAAAGCCAACTGGCAACTTTGATTGATTCCATATACAGATAAAATAAGAGGGGGGCGAAAGGATAGGGCAAAGGACAAAAGTAGTCTAGGATTTGAATGTGATTCGTTTggttttttccttctttctcaTCTACTTATATAGAGAAGAACATCAAGTGAGTAATAATTCATACTCATTGGCGTtcctcatttttctttctctctcactGTTTCTTGTTAGTAATAACAAGATACTTTATTTGATTACTCCACTTtgattattcatatatatatatatataaaataaaccaacCCTTTTGGAGTTCTGGGTTCAAGATTTTAACGAATGAATATGTCAGCTTCTCAATGTAGTAGCAGTGGGTGTGAGTCTGGTTGGACATTGTACTTAGATCAATCCTCCCTCTCAAAAAATCAGTATCAGAATTTTGGTGGGTTTGTTGATGGTAATGAGTATGCAAGAGCTGagaatgatgatgatgattatgAAGAAGAGGATTTATCCATGGTTTCAGATGCATCTTCTGGACCTCCACATTATTGTGAAGATGATGAAGATCAGTATTGCTATGATAGCagcaagaagaacaaaaacaaacaGAAGTGCAAGGAATATAGGAGAAGTCAGCAGCAGCAATATTCATATCTTGATGATACTGCAAGTTCTCCTGTTTTGAGCAAGGTGAGTTAATTCTCAAAAGacattttttatgattttcatattgtattatataatcaatgattcttttttttttttccactGGGATTAGTGTATCTCACGAGTTTTTGATGTTTATGACACAGAAAGCAGCAGGTAAGAATAATGAAGCTTCAGTGGACCATGTCCTGGAATTTTCACAAGGTTTTTCGGCAACACATTTCAAGGTACTTGtcaatgtttcttttttcattactgtattattatatagttcttgtatattaaaataaaatgccaatgcctcttttttcttgttgttACAGGGGAAATATTCACTCAAGAAGCACTTTGGATTCTTTCAATCAGAAAAATCAGCTTCAAAAGAACCAGGTTTGCCTTTATGTTTATTCCTGATTAgcagttttttaaaaaatatatattttttaatggaaTTATATAATGTTTAAACATTCCAGAgctataattttatgtttattaatatggCAGGTGGGTTTCAAGGAAGAAAATGGAAGTGACAAATACTAGTGATTGGCATCTTTTGTCTCTGCCACTGCAGTTGCTGTGGAGAGAGAAATGGAAGAAGGgatgaaaaagagaaaaaagaaagaaaaggcaaTAGATCTCAAAGGGATTTTGTtcctttctatttattttgttttcttctaaatttctactcttttttatttgttcctGTCAATGCAGTGGGAAACAACctgaaaacataaaaaaaattaaattaattaattaaattctgtCTTTTAACTCTCTgactctttttctcttctacTTTTCTTTGCCTTTTTGTCACAAGTAGTGTTCGCATTAGGAAAACTAATTACTAGTTCTCTTTTTCAGTCATTCCACCTCCAAATCTTACTACTGCAGAATCCAAAATAATCAGAACAGGAACAAGTTACCATATTggaaagataaaagaaaaacagaaaacatCTCTAACATAACATTATGGATTGAAAGCTCAAGCTTTTCGCCAAGATCCATATCTTGTAAATAAAAGTGAAAAGGGTACTCAGTAATTCAGGTAAAAGTGGCAAGGAAGAAATGAAAGACTGATAGTACATAAAGATTTGTGAATTGTGGTCCATTAAAGAACAGAGTGGCTTAGCATTTGGTACTGATAAGAGGAAAGGGTATCCAATCCATGCGCCCCCACCCAACCACACACATGAAACAGAGTGCAAGGACTGttatgagagagagagagagagagagagagagagagggccATAAAACTACTACTAGCTAGGCAATACCAATCCTGGAGGCTAATTAAGTGACCCACCTTTTTTTCCACAATTGCAGATGCCAGGCTAGCTTGAACGCTAGACGGAGTTGGTAAATTTGGTATTGTATGCCTTTTAATGGTCTAGACAGAGAATTTTTCAGATGGAAGGAACCAAAAAGGTAAGCCTCATTTTCCACCAAAAGGGTCCAGAAGCAACTCATCCCCCCACCACCCTTGCTAGCTATCTACTAAGAATGTGATCCATACATGATATTGCTGcaattattgatttttcttgtttttgtttttgttttctgtttTGGTGGGTTTCCTTCAAAATCTTATATTGAAAGGTTTCCCAATCCCATCATCAAAATTAGCACCCATATCTTGGAAAAGGACTTAGATTTTAGGAAAAAGACACGACCTCC is a genomic window of Ricinus communis isolate WT05 ecotype wild-type chromosome 2, ASM1957865v1, whole genome shotgun sequence containing:
- the LOC8265281 gene encoding protein SOB FIVE-LIKE 5, with the translated sequence MNMSASQCSSSGCESGWTLYLDQSSLSKNQYQNFGGFVDGNEYARAENDDDDYEEEDLSMVSDASSGPPHYCEDDEDQYCYDSSKKNKNKQKCKEYRRSQQQQYSYLDDTASSPVLSKKAAGKNNEASVDHVLEFSQGFSATHFKGKYSLKKHFGFFQSEKSASKEPGGFQGRKWK